DNA sequence from the Electrophorus electricus isolate fEleEle1 chromosome 19, fEleEle1.pri, whole genome shotgun sequence genome:
AAAAGAGGCGCGTGACAGAAGCTACTCGCCTCGACGGCCATCTTGGCTCAACCTTGAACGGCCGTGTGAACGTGCGAACGCCTCAGCGACAGATCCGCCATGGCAACCGTTGCCTGTTGACTCGGCCCGCGATAAAAACGCGGCCGCTGTGGTATGTCGCCGCTCGGGCGCGCGACGTACGTGACGGTGCTGCGGAGCTCGAGCTCTGAACGGCAGCGGGAGAGAAGTTGCCGCTTCTCCTGCTCGTTTCCCAACGGCGTCGAGTGACGGCAGGTACGAGTATACGTTCGTCCATGCGCACCTGACGGGACTGGCGGTGGCGTGTAACTGGCGTTCGTTTGTCTCttggctgtgttgtgtttcgCTGCGCTTCCAGTGCCGTTTTCTTGGCTTCACCGACGCTAAGCTAACTTGGCTAACGGCCGGCGGGgccagctccgcctcctccttcAGCTGATGAACCGAACCCAGCCTGAACGATAAAACTACCgttcagtgtgtctgtatgttcgTAGTTGAAGGTTATTATGCGGGTTTGTAGCATTCTTACTTGAATGAAGCGATCGCTTGGCAGTGAGTGGGTAGGAGGAGGAATTAGGCCCCGTGTTGGCTGggatagctagttagcttagctgATTTACAGTAATGGCGTAAACCGTGTTGTGAACTTCCACcatctctgtctgctgtttacATGCTGCGTCTGGCTGACGGCTACAGCGACTGGTACTTAATATCAGTGACAGTTGTACTGATGGCTAGACAGGCTGCGGTATATCGTTAGCCAGCTAATTTGGCTTGGACAATCGAGGCCAGTACTGTCAGTGTTGTATAATTAGTCTAAAGTCTGATCTAATACAGCTGCATGTAACGTTGTCTAGCTAACCCACTGTTGGCGAATCATACTAAGCCGTAACgttgtgtgtgatggagaaagTGGACGGTAGCCGGCCGCTCGTGTTTTAGTGTGTAGCCAGCGAGTAAAACGATGCCTTTAGAAAGAGGAAGTTGAATTGCTGTTCTGGTTGTTTTTGCTCCTGTCTAGTTTCGGTTTAACATGCTTAGGAGAGCTGGCTAGTTTTGTCGGATTTCTCCCTCCATGACTGGATAGTTCGCTAGCTAACCGTTTCCCAAAGTTGTCAGCcagcaataaaataaatccGCAAATATTCCTGAATGTTTTCTGCAGTGGAGAGTAGCTGCTGAGCTTGTTGGCGGTGTGGGCTAGCTAACCTGGCTAGCTCGGTGTCTTCAGCTAAATACGTCAGCTCTCCGGGCTGTTCGCGGGTTGCCCAATAAGGATTACTGGCGTGTTTTGGCCACGAGAAAACCCGCTTGCCCACGCAGTGGGAAGATATTTCTCCAGCTCACGCCGTCAAGATGTCCTGTTCCTGCTTGAAAACTGCAACGCTGAACTAACATTAGTTAACCTATAAATAACTCCGCACCATAATGGCTACGTCGTGCTAGCTCGGTTCATATATTCACACAGTCAACAGTGCGAAAGGGCATACGTCAAGGGCACCCTATTCTGCATGGCTTTAtcactttttcatttatatCGCAATTTATAATTGGCACTTTACAGGATAGCCTTTTGATCTGGAGGCCAGTTAAAGGGCTGAGAATACACCAAGCAAACCTGCATAGATGGTAAAATATTTGTTGTCATGACAGGCCTATTTATCACTTATGAACCGCATTTCAAATTCAGCTGCGCACCTAAAAAGACCCGTAACTTCATTTGCAGAACTGTTGTGACACTGAAGTTCCTTATCTGGCTTATTGGTGTGTGAGAAAGCTTTCCTAAAACGTGTCCGCGTTACTGAGTGAGTGACAGCCACACTCTCTAATGACAGCTGTACTTTCCCCTCAGCGTCACAGGAAAGGAAGACAAGCTGcaacgattaaaaaaaaaaagttgtgcaAGACCAATCTTTAGTCAATGTTATCATCATGTAATGAAAGCTACCCCTTTGGCAGTGTGTTCGCTCTAACAATATAACAATTACTTTGAATGTGTTAATCACTTGGCAGAATGCCATcggtttttatttagtttaaaaaaaaaaatcgacaTAAACATGTGGGGATGCGGGGTTATCTGATCTCCCGCCAGGGATTGCGTTGGAATTCTCTTTTGAAATGCTGATTATTAGTGACCTAGTGAATCAGGCTGTGCTGATAATGTATGGAATGTGCTTTGTTATTCACAGGTCATTATCCTATATAATTATCTCCTGTGAGATAATCCCTATAGTCTCAGGTTTGGACTCCACTAGAGTGGACATTGGTAATGCTCCCATTGTGGGGGGTGTCACTATCTCCCTGTCGATTCATAGGTTACTGATGCTAACtagttgagtgtgttgagtatGCATGCATCCCTATGTGGTGTAGTGGAAATATGGTTTGTTAGATTGAAActactttattttattactttccTGTTTTATTCTGGTTTATATACTGTTCACAGCACTGTTTTGCTGACTTTAACAGAATTATTATTGTACTGcttaattattgtttgtttttgaatgttatttGTTAGACATGAATATAGAGTACAAATTGGGTCAAAATGATATCAGTATTATTGCAGTATTGTTAAAatttgctgaaaatgttcagaaagtattaataatacatttatgtagcacttttctCGAACTCTAGGACACTTTAGACatatatcagcttttacaatcacttgCACACCGATAGTTTTATAGTAGTTCTAATTCTATAGTATTATTATATAGTAATATTGGTGTTATTATTGCACTCACACATTTTATATAGCCTAGCATTTAAGCATATACGGTGACCCCATGAAAAAAGTAGAAGTGAGTGTTTCCCCTGCTGAACATAAATGCCGAGGAGTATAGCATTTCTGCTGTACGACGTGAATGTGGAGTATAGAGTCTGATTTTGGACATGAATGAAAAGTATAGCGTTTCTGATTTTGGACATTAATGCAGAGTATAGAGTTTCTGCTGTGGGTCatgttgtttgttgttatttggCCTATTACTGTTGTTGCTAACTCTCATGTTGGAATGAGGTCATAATCTAGCCTACACTGGGTTCAACAGTAACTAATGCTGGGGCAAGTAAGACGTGACGTCAGGACAGCAGCACTAAAATCACTTGCCCGGTTGGGCCAGTTCATGTTTGGGTGGACACGCAATGTGTTAACAACGTAACTGATACCAAACtcaatttatttgaatatttaaccCCTTGTCATACAGAAAAATGGTCTTATTCAATTCCCACATCcagtcaaaacaaaccaaatatttcagaatatgAAACAGAGTCCACGGCTTTATGGGGCAATTTCTGACCCCTCTGTACCTGAGATGTTCTGCACAGCTTGTAACAAGACTCTCTTTTGTCGGAACTACAAATTTTAGGAGTCGCTCGACAAAGCTTTCACAATTCATATAGCAGCAAAAAAGCCACTAGTGTGTCTGGACCACTGGACATGTGCATATGACAGAAACAGTGAAGCCGGTTCCAAGTTGACCAAGTTAGTCACAACAGCTTGTCACAGGGTTAAGAGAGATGTTTATGAAACCTTTGCttatttacaacaaaataaGTGAAAGTATGTTGAGAATGTacgctttatttaaaaataaataaccttaACTAAatatattagtttatttatatgtgaataacactttaaaatgtaaagatttgtTTAGGTAAATTTTCCGATCATTTGCCTGACCTATCAATTTGCAGGGAAAAGTTCCTGTTGAACCCTGCTACATCTGTCTGTTGAAATGaattaacatttataaataaggcgacaaaaacattataaaattaaGTGCAGATTTGCGTTTTAAAACTTTTTACAAAAGTTAAGCTACCTCGTCCAGCAGCTTAGGCATGGCTCTAGTTGCATAAAGAAGCTTGTAAAGAAGACGCACATTTCTGAGTGTAGATGCAAGGGATGTTATTCATTGCAAATTGAGCACAAAGGCAGGCGTCGAGTCAGCTTGTACATGCTTTCTAAATGTTGGTGCTTTCAGCATACGGTTATGTTGAAGAAGGCAAATTAAATAGCATTGTTTTCCAGCATTCAGTTCCCCCTGACAGCAAAATTGACTAACTTTGTAAGAGTTCAACTATATACTGAATAGTCTATAGTTATGCCTGAAAATCCAGGCATAAATCCAGCAGAAGAAAAAACTGGTCTAAATGGATGTCTGTTTCAAGAATATACAAATACAAGTGTACACAGATTCATTCTTGGGGGGCAAGCCATTTGCTAATGGACAAACCAAGAGATTAAAATTTTGCCAGTTTCAAGACCATATTGCAGCTTTAGTCTTCTTAGAAGATCGAAGAGTCTCCAAAGCTCTGTTGCGGACTTCCGCCATGTTTTCACAGTTGTTGAACAAACCCCATCTGAAGTGGGCATGAAGTGCCTCATCCACATGTGGCTACCTCTGGTTAATGGAAAAACTTAGTTTTCAAACCAATATAATCAACCACagttttaatgattaaaatatgaaacagtaaaactaacttaaaaaaaaaaaaagacatggttTACCATGAAACTGGCAACGATTTTTTCACTATCCAGTTACTCCATGAAAACGCCAAATCTAGTGTCAAAATTTGAGTTTCcttaaaaaacccaaacatttcaGGTTCAAGTCTCACCACTTCtaggttgctactgttgggcccctgagcaaggccgttaaccctcagttgctcaagttgtgttcagtcagaattgtaagttgctttggataaaactgtaatctaaatgctgtaaaggtaAATCTAAGGCTAAGTATTTTGGCATTTAAAAGAAGGTAgttgaatttattttcagagcaTTTCAAAGATCTATAGTCAAGTCTATAGGATTAGGTGAAATTCTGgaattttgttaatttgtaGAGGTCACAATTTAATATTTAGACTCGGTGTCACacagatatatttttattgctttgCAAGGTAAAAACCTTCGATTAGGTTTGTTCTGTTTAAGTGTGTTAATAGGGCGAATGTGCATTTCAAGAAGCTGGGTTATGTGGCAGATTCTGAGTGATATTTAAATAGGCTGGACTATATAACGGATGGTCTCTTTCTTATAGAATTAATCTGCTTTCCTAAGTACTAGAGTGTAGACAGTTACAAGTGCTCTGCTTTGTTTCAGGTGATTCCTGGAGCCAGCTCTCCTGCAACATGAAGATCTCCGATTAaaactgagcatgctcagtgtcCTCTTCTAAGCTGCCAGTTGTCAGCTGTCTAAACCATGCCTGAAGACTAGAGCACCTCTCCATTGCTAatagcatatttaaaaaaaacaacaaaaaaccaccCAAAAAACACTACATGGTCCTACATGTAGAGCGCTCTTGTCCGTCCGACTGGAGTGAACTCCACCCTCTTGGCTGACTCCTCCCCTTTGTAGCCTGCCCCCTCCTGCCCTGTCAAAGCCTGCCTGGGAGAATGCCCCTGTACATGCCGATGGCTCCCACCTAGAGTCCCATGCGTCCAGTGAACGGAGAGTCGTCCGGTCGTGCCCCCCCTGAGCGCGTCTCGTGGCCGCCCTTGTCGGAGATGTCCCTGCTGCCGTCCCTGGGCCCGGTGCAGACCTGGCTGGGCCAGGAACTGGAGAAATGCGGCATAGACGCGATGATCTACACTCGATATGTCCTCAGCCTCCTGCTGCACGACAGCTACGACTAcgatctgcaagaccaggtgtGCATCTTGTCTCTGGCAGCTCAAATGTAATCTCTGTTCAAAGGTGTCCCTGGACTTTAACAATCCTGTAACTGATGTTATATGAACAGCAGGAACTAAATTGATGAATCTTTTAGCCAGTTTCTGGTTTCATATtcaaatgtgtaatgtgtaaagcTGTTGGTGACTtcctgtataatatgtaaagcTCTTGGTGACATCCATGATAATGACATTATGCAGAATAAGCAAAAAATGACAGGTAAACTacgatttaaaaaaatatatatatacaaatacagttTAGTATGCCAGCCGTACTGAATCAGAAACagcttaaaatatttctttataattCCACTGTCTATAATCCAGCCAGGCTGAGATATCTGCACCTGCATCTCCTCAAGATGTCAGTAACCGATCCTCACGAGCTCTGCCAATGACCTGAAAAGCTCAACACAGTACAACACTTGTCCTCATACTGTCAGATCATGGCTGTTGGCACCTCGGCCCATGTTCAGACACATATACAGCCTGTTCATCTGTGCACTTCGAAGAAGACTGTGTCAGATTATCTTTATGGGCCTGTGAGGAGTTTACACAGCTTACTGTCACTTCCTGAAAGCACAGAGTTGAATGCTTAAAACACTGATGTGTCTTTGGTAAATGTATATGAAATTAAACTGATACGGTGGCACTTTTAGAGACATTTGGTTAGGCGGATTTACaaaaaattccttttttgtgtgttttttttttttttgttttttttttatttggtatttaaatatatggctgccacttttttttgtttttttttacatggcaTGAACAACTTGGGTCTGTCAGAGTAGCGTCCAGTGAAATCATTTTTCACGCTTGAGAGCAAACGTGCTTCCCCATCAGAAGACCTTTGGCACTGCAATGTGGGGTGGGGACTGCTATGTAACAACTTTAGCTTCCTTCTTTGATTAGATCAACTCAATTGCTACACATTTGTGACCAAATGTCTATCATACTTGAACTAAAAGCATAACACTTGCTGTCAACCATAACCTAGCCCAATAACCTCGAACATAAACCTGGGCTGATACCAGTGCACGTAAATGTAAGGTTTGTGTTGATTACTATTACCAGACAACAAACTTAACTTAACTAATTTTTATTCAGTACATTTTAgctaaataacatttacatactGATCCCTTAGCTATATTGTCCTTTACGGCATTTTGTAACTTGGCAAGCATACCAAAGAAATTCAGCAAGTTGCACCCACATTTGCCTGCTTTAGGCTGATGTGAATCtattaaagatgaaaatgactgaCTTAACTGAGAGAGACTCATCCTGGATTTCATTCACAACTACTTGgatttattttggatttggtAAAAGCAAGCCTGGATAAAaagcccctctctcctccctggaTATCTTGTTCTTGTTAGACACTCAGCAATAGTTTGACCAATTTTACCATAATTgtcaaattttgttttaattcatatttctttAATAAAGATCAGTGGTCACTTCAGAAATATAATGCCTCCCAGAAGAACCCAGAAGTTTGGATTTGGTTTCTGTTTTGAGCTCATCACTTTTGCTTCCTCTTCAGGAGTTTGCAACCCTGAAGGTTACTTTGTGAAGGTTACGTTATGTTGTGAAGGCCATacgaaactttttttttttttttttttttttttttttttttgtgccccTCCTGTTGCAGGAGAATGACATCTTCCTGGGATGGGAGAAGGGAGCAGGCAAGAAATTGGGgaagagcagcagcaggaggaagggggggggcGACCTGAGcctggaggagatgaagaagcAAGCTGCTGTACGGTGCCTGCGCTCGGCTTCTGATGAAGTAAGACCTTCTGCATTGGCTTACTTTGAAGGTGTTTTCTTGATCTTCCAGTGTGTCCACAGCTACCCAGTGTTTGAATTTGTCCATTTGATAAAGTATGCCTTAGTTGCatgacttgtttatttttaaatataaagaagtACACTTGTTTTTGATATTGGGTTCATCCTTAATGTATGACATGCTAAAGGTTTCTGATTTATCTACTCAAATTCTGAAAACAATTATCAATGGCTAATTTTGTTCCCTGTGCTGGGAGTTCTGCAAATAAAGATAAACTAGACAATAAACACACTGTCTAGTGATGGGACAACAGGGATCAGACAACTTGATATTTTGGAGGAACACATCAGGAAATAAGGATGGTTATTGACTTTGCCTTTCAATATGGAAAAATCATGGATTAAATCTCTAAAATTCTCAAACCTTTGCTTTGTGATAAACAGTTTTGCAACTGAAATATTGGTGATGTGTTAATACAAGTAGGGTTCTATTTTATATAGGTTAGTTCTGCTGAGTGGAGGAGGTGGGATTGCAGTATTTATATGGGGAGGGTCAGCGAAGAACACCAGGAAGCCCTCTAGGGGGTGCTGTGCTTTCACTGCCTGATTACAGTATGTAGACTAGAATACAGCTGCCTGCTACTGGCACAATGCTGAAAGACCCAGCAGAGGGCTGCAAAatgaactttttatttttttaatgccatgATAAGAAATCTTAATTTACAGAAGGATCTTTAGTGGGATTGTTTTAGTTTAATGTAGTTTAGAACTGCGTAGAATGGCTTGCTACTCCTGCATGCATCATAGTTTGTTCGTGTATTGTCTGGACTGTCCCAAAATGGACCTCAATGAGTTTGCTTTATAATGCCCTTTATTGAGGGTTGAAAAATGATATGTGCGTGACCCAAGTCACTGACCCAGGCCGTGCTTTCTGTGTCTTAGTAAGCAGCActatatgtatattttctttagGGTCCTTGTATCTGAAATTTGCATGGTCATGGTCAAGATTGCTGCGGCTACTGGTGCTACATGGTGTGTCCTAGCTCTGGTCAGCACTTTGCCCATAAACAATAgatgtctttttgttttagcTGATTTTAGCTTTTTTAGACAAAGGATTGAGTGATTTACCTTAGTGTGGTGATTTtgatgattatttttatttatttttaatttttttcttttctcagaaCTCTGGAATTGAAGGCTTGGTTGAGGAGCTTTGCTCTAAGCTCAAGGACATTCAGAACAAGCAGAAAGGTTTGCTGCTTTCTCCAGCTAATGCTGAATTGCTGCTCACTGCACCATAAACCTTGCTTAACTAACTATGTGATTCATGGtgtaacagaaaaagaaaagcaaacgaCCAAGAAGCCTGATGAATTGCGGTCTCCTGAATTGGCTGAATCACCATCTTCTAAAGACCAGGTGGAAATGTAAGGagtgttttatacacacaaaatgaattATAGGGTAATGATGAATGCTGTTAAGTTCTGTTATAGTTGTAAAAACTGTGGTTCCTACAACCTCATAGCATGTTtcttgtgatttttattttcaagGTACTATGAAGCCTTTCCACCTCTGTCTGAGAAACCTGTTTGTCTCCAAGAGATTATGACTGTGTGGAATAAGTCTAAAGCATGCACATATTCCAGCTCAACCTCATCTGCTGCCCCTCAGACAAGCACAGATACCTCATCCCCGAAAGACTGCACCAGTGAGGGTGAGGTCTTCAAGGCCAAAGGGCCTGATGTCTTGAGCACCACCACGACCAACGAGAAGACCCAACAGCGCCGCAGCAAGAAGGAAAAGGAGAACCGATACCATGGTGGTGCGACTGGGGTGTCTGAGGACCAGGCTGCTTCTCAAAATAAGAGGCAGACCAGAAATCGATCTGATATGGGGCACCGCCCCCGATCCTGGTCCTCCGGCTCCAGTGAGGGTGGCTCAAGCTCCAGCGGCAATCATGGTGACATGAAAACCTCAGGCAGCAAAGGGGTCAGGTTCAGGCACAAGTCCCGCGAGGTCAGCAACAGAAGCAAAAAGGGGCGGAGCAGTGGTCGGGTGAAACTGGCACTGAAGGCTATCGACAAAGAGGAACGTAGAAATGCCGGCAGTGTTTTTAGCGCTAGTGAGGGCccttcaaaacagcagcagcactacATGAAAAAAGGCAAGAGGTCATTAAGGGAGATTCGTAAAGATCCCAGCTGGGCTGAGGCAAAGGAGTCTGGAGGTGAGGCTGGTACCAACAAGGAATATATGGAAGAACCCCTTTGGTACACGGAGCCCATCTCTGAGTACTTTGTCCCATTTAGCCGAAGCAAACTGGAGACGAAATACAGAAGCAAACAAGCCTCCCCCAGTGACCTGACCATGTCTGTTGACATGGACTGTTTGTCGGAGAGAATGCATGGGATCTGCATTGCCAACTCTTCGTTTGAAAGAGCGTACCTTGCGGCAGGTACATTTGTGGATGGGCACTTTGTCGAAGTGTCTGgtgaaggagaagaggaggccGCAGAACTGAACGGGATCTCAAGCTGCCTTCCTCCTGAGGACGGTCAAGATTTAGATGATGAGCATCTGTGCGAATTCACTCACTTCTATGAAGTTGACATTTATCAATCCATATTGGATCCTAGTGCCTCAGATGCAGTACACGAGAGTCGTATCTTGAACATGATTCGACAAAAGAGCAATGAGCCAAGAGATGTTGAGGCAGGGTGTCGTATATTTCTAGACGGCCTTGAGCTGCAAGGGGAAAGTGCAATAAAAGGAGAGCCTCTTGGAGCTTCAGAAGCTGACGTGACCCTCACACAGGATATGGAGAACATAGCTCATGTGTGGGAGTGCTACTCCTCTTCTAGCTCTGAGGATTTGGAAGCAGAGAGCTGTGCTGGAGACTCTCCAGCTCGGCTGTCCCCAGTGTTGGGCAGTGTCCCATTTAACATGAGCAGGCTGCCTGGCTCTCTTGGGGAGCTCCATCCCATGGACGCCTGCGGGAGCACATCGGCCCTCAACACTTGCTTC
Encoded proteins:
- the kiaa0232 gene encoding uncharacterized protein KIAA0232 homolog, with amino-acid sequence MRPVNGESSGRAPPERVSWPPLSEMSLLPSLGPVQTWLGQELEKCGIDAMIYTRYVLSLLLHDSYDYDLQDQENDIFLGWEKGAGKKLGKSSSRRKGGGDLSLEEMKKQAAVRCLRSASDENSGIEGLVEELCSKLKDIQNKQKEKEKQTTKKPDELRSPELAESPSSKDQVEMYYEAFPPLSEKPVCLQEIMTVWNKSKACTYSSSTSSAAPQTSTDTSSPKDCTSEGEVFKAKGPDVLSTTTTNEKTQQRRSKKEKENRYHGGATGVSEDQAASQNKRQTRNRSDMGHRPRSWSSGSSEGGSSSSGNHGDMKTSGSKGVRFRHKSREVSNRSKKGRSSGRVKLALKAIDKEERRNAGSVFSASEGPSKQQQHYMKKGKRSLREIRKDPSWAEAKESGGEAGTNKEYMEEPLWYTEPISEYFVPFSRSKLETKYRSKQASPSDLTMSVDMDCLSERMHGICIANSSFERAYLAAGTFVDGHFVEVSGEGEEEAAELNGISSCLPPEDGQDLDDEHLCEFTHFYEVDIYQSILDPSASDAVHESRILNMIRQKSNEPRDVEAGCRIFLDGLELQGESAIKGEPLGASEADVTLTQDMENIAHVWECYSSSSSEDLEAESCAGDSPARLSPVLGSVPFNMSRLPGSLGELHPMDACGSTSALNTCFSLFELQCDSSAFPFHCDPLTQNRDNMDLNSCLDPLGNKQSRLLIWTKNSAFDETEQCSNLSTRTCSPWSHSEETRSDSEQIGAQLDESAQFGSEEVGCVIPPIPAVYMDEELLDFLQENPSHQQDEMSVGTMSNQTFNKVSKLESVCGIALEQDESKQYNTVLFSDDANQQSDDYSSGIIKDIWMAIGDKDCVLALGMEKAGENLFSEETPSYQCCCCLDVEVKDEPIQKKAVQRSEYHLWEGQKEDQGLAKSKVSKMDGGDYTTPARPWDMYSERSGTSFILGGVYGELKTIGSEKEWALVPPGDTCGSLLQCAASSSSDVVTIAGTDVFMNTGSCFAPGHKPLWRPLVSFGQNDQATKGAGDGLNKGFSVIFHEDLLGSCGGYCGEEQGLECPFSSLDLNNPFSQVLHVECSFEPEDMASFSPGFKPKSILCSDSDSEPFCPRFYGMNRTQYRAIRISPRTHFRPISASELSPGWCSVSDAESEKEEMSLPVSGQTDLFDDPQADLKPLEEDAECEGPYYGKSELESGKFLPRLKKSGMEKSAQTSLDSQEGGAVSLPNAEREICLDCKTAGEPAASPCVEGPVDTPQIEETSAGPEACRCGRESEIPEFGKSYDAGPDLHEFPLLGFGEQGVTGVQQADCWWQNTLCSSLFAGSQCTGSSNM